A segment of the uncultured Desulfobulbus sp. genome:
CCGACCCTGATTTTTTTTCATGGCAACGGCGAGATTATTCCCGATTACGACGAAGTCGGCCCCTGTTACGTCCAGGAAGGGCTCAATTTTCTTGTGGCGGAATATCGCGGCTACGGCTGGAGCACCGGCAGTCCGTTGACCAGCACCTTTTTGCCCGACAGCAACGCAGTTTTTCTCCATGCCTGCAACTGGCTCAAAGAGCAGGGGTATACCGGGGCAATTTTTGTTATGGGCCGGTCTCTTGGCAGTGCCAGCGCCATTGATGTGGCCTTGAATCACAGTGATTTCATCTGCGGCATGATTATCGAATCCGGCTTTGCCCGTACCCTGCCGCTGGCCAAGATGCTTGGCGTGGATCTTGAGGCCATGGGACTCAGCGAGGAGGAGTGTTTTAATAACGCTGGAAAGATTCGTGAGGTCACCAAGCCGACTTTCATCCTCCATGGACAGTATGATCAGTTGATTCCGCTCTGGCAGGCGGAAACCCTGCAGGCCGAGTCCGGTGCCAGGAACAAGGAATTCCAGATCGTCCCCGGTGCAGATCACAACTCGCTCATCGCCACCGTTGGCCAGTTGTATTTTCAGGCAATCAAAAAGTTTGTCGAGAAGACCGCCGGCCTCACCCCGGACTGGCGGGAACGCCGTCGCCAGTTCAAGGCCCAGCAGGCAGAGAACAAGGGTGCAGGCAATGGTCAGTAAACGAACCGGTTATCTTTCCTGGGACGAATACTTCATGGCGGTGGCCATCCTTTCCGGCCATCGCTCCAAAGACCCCAACACCCAGGTCGGTGCCTGCGTGGCCAACAGCCAGAACAAGATTGTCGGAGTGGGCTACAACGGCTTTCCCTGGGGCTGCTCGGACGACGAGTTGCCCTGGGACCGGGAAGGACATTTTCTCGATACCAAGTACCCCTATGTTTGCCACGCCGAACTCAATGCGGTCCTGAACTCGATCACCTATGACCTGCGGGACTGCCGGCTCTATGTGGCCCTGTTTCCATGCAACGAATGCACCAAGGTCATCATTCAGGCCGGTATCCGTGAAATCATTTACCTCTCCGATAAATACAAGGAGAGCGATTCGGTCCGGGCATCCAAGATCATGCTCGATAAGTCCAAAGCCATCTACCGCCAATTTACCCCATCCCGGGAGTCGATCCTGCTGAACTTCGCCGTG
Coding sequences within it:
- a CDS encoding alpha/beta hydrolase, which codes for MDRPEITQLLFHPINVARNAPPEGAIDFSVPVEEEVHIACRMFHHSQERPTLIFFHGNGEIIPDYDEVGPCYVQEGLNFLVAEYRGYGWSTGSPLTSTFLPDSNAVFLHACNWLKEQGYTGAIFVMGRSLGSASAIDVALNHSDFICGMIIESGFARTLPLAKMLGVDLEAMGLSEEECFNNAGKIREVTKPTFILHGQYDQLIPLWQAETLQAESGARNKEFQIVPGADHNSLIATVGQLYFQAIKKFVEKTAGLTPDWRERRRQFKAQQAENKGAGNGQ
- a CDS encoding dCMP deaminase family protein, which produces MVSKRTGYLSWDEYFMAVAILSGHRSKDPNTQVGACVANSQNKIVGVGYNGFPWGCSDDELPWDREGHFLDTKYPYVCHAELNAVLNSITYDLRDCRLYVALFPCNECTKVIIQAGIREIIYLSDKYKESDSVRASKIMLDKSKAIYRQFTPSRESILLNFAVD